A portion of the Chloroflexia bacterium SDU3-3 genome contains these proteins:
- a CDS encoding Bacterial alpha-L-rhamnosidase codes for MSEPITPHDFPAIRWRGQWVWVPEEPVRPSGFWQADPRPPRERHGLFRRSFWLDAPPQRAPARISADARYALWVNGHELARGPIRSQPRRMHYDMADLAPLLRQGENVVAIYVKHYGQATSFWMPAKPNNTLGGTGALVFEADLGAAGWLATDSTWKAQLASAWGEGGRDGTDHGGGVPVEVFDARLLAHSWRGLGFDDSSWGQAQPIPAMHVGGFARAQPPADPYGALLPRPFGQLGGQLRQPAAASVALGPQPTQAGGPIAQLQAALALPFGAAQAAELPLELELPPGRAALVVIDMGRVVSGLVGFALDAPAGTTLDLSYAEEPLAASISMDKMRAGTRYTARGHHDAFELFDSNGFRYAYALIGGGGRVALRSFGVRERLYPWQGEASFTCDDEELNRIYRAGLRTVQVCSHDALIDCPTREQRAWVGDAVVHQMVHLATNADWRLAWHYLAMADSPRPDGLLPMTVVGDIEASGMYSIPSWSLHWLHGLHALMRFGGDREAAQARMPTAERVLRWFLPFQDASGVLRDVTEWGLIDWASISTEDASAALTALWARGLREFAELAGWLGDHGRRRWAEQAYGRVREGFEQFWDARRGCYCDHMLGAALQPAVSQLPGALAIVAGLAPQERWGQIVAAITDPARLAVRSWMGNGAGEQSMERWQAQVERGEYTITWDVEREIVLAEPFMSYVVHDAVALAGQADRLPAMYRRWSQFLAGGYDTLGECWDFGTHAHGWSSTPTRDMVFYTLGITPAKPGYAHARVAPRLGGLAWARGSAPTPHGPIHVAVDRERVAVDSPVPFTLDLPGQPPLELPAGQHERTY; via the coding sequence CTACGCCCTGTGGGTGAACGGCCACGAGCTGGCGCGCGGCCCCATCCGCAGCCAGCCGCGCCGCATGCACTACGACATGGCCGACCTCGCGCCGCTGCTGCGCCAGGGCGAGAACGTGGTGGCGATCTACGTCAAGCACTACGGCCAGGCCACCTCGTTCTGGATGCCAGCAAAGCCCAACAACACACTGGGCGGCACCGGCGCGCTGGTGTTCGAGGCCGACCTGGGCGCGGCGGGCTGGCTGGCCACCGACAGCACCTGGAAGGCCCAGCTGGCCAGCGCCTGGGGCGAGGGCGGGCGCGACGGCACCGACCACGGCGGCGGCGTGCCGGTGGAGGTGTTCGACGCGCGGCTGCTGGCCCACAGCTGGCGCGGCCTGGGCTTTGACGACAGCAGCTGGGGCCAGGCCCAGCCCATCCCGGCCATGCACGTGGGCGGCTTCGCCCGCGCCCAGCCCCCCGCCGACCCCTACGGCGCGCTGCTGCCGCGCCCGTTCGGCCAGCTGGGCGGCCAGCTGCGGCAGCCCGCAGCGGCCAGCGTGGCCCTCGGCCCGCAGCCCACGCAGGCGGGCGGCCCCATAGCCCAGCTCCAAGCGGCGCTGGCGCTGCCCTTCGGCGCGGCGCAGGCGGCGGAGCTGCCGCTGGAGCTGGAGCTACCGCCCGGGCGGGCGGCGCTGGTGGTGATCGACATGGGCCGCGTGGTCTCGGGGCTGGTCGGCTTCGCGCTGGATGCCCCGGCGGGCACCACGCTCGACCTCTCCTACGCCGAGGAGCCGCTGGCGGCCAGCATCAGCATGGACAAGATGCGCGCCGGGACGCGCTACACTGCGCGCGGCCACCACGACGCGTTCGAGCTGTTCGACTCGAACGGCTTCCGCTACGCCTACGCGCTGATCGGCGGGGGCGGGCGGGTGGCGCTGCGCAGCTTCGGCGTGCGCGAGCGGCTCTACCCCTGGCAGGGTGAGGCCAGCTTCACCTGCGACGACGAGGAGCTGAACCGCATCTACCGCGCGGGGCTGCGCACCGTGCAGGTATGCTCGCACGACGCGCTGATCGACTGCCCGACCCGCGAGCAGCGCGCGTGGGTGGGCGACGCGGTGGTGCACCAGATGGTGCACCTGGCCACCAACGCCGACTGGCGGCTGGCCTGGCACTACCTGGCCATGGCCGACTCGCCGCGCCCCGACGGGCTGCTGCCCATGACGGTGGTGGGCGACATCGAGGCCAGCGGGATGTACAGCATCCCCAGCTGGTCGCTGCACTGGCTGCACGGGCTGCACGCCCTGATGCGCTTCGGCGGCGACCGCGAGGCCGCGCAGGCCCGCATGCCCACCGCCGAGCGGGTGCTGCGCTGGTTCCTGCCCTTCCAAGATGCCAGCGGCGTGCTGCGCGATGTGACCGAGTGGGGCCTGATCGACTGGGCCAGCATCTCGACCGAGGACGCCAGCGCCGCGCTGACCGCGCTGTGGGCCAGGGGCCTGCGCGAGTTCGCCGAGCTGGCGGGCTGGCTGGGCGACCACGGGCGGCGGCGCTGGGCCGAGCAGGCCTACGGGCGGGTGCGCGAGGGCTTCGAGCAGTTCTGGGACGCGCGGCGCGGCTGCTACTGCGACCACATGCTGGGCGCGGCGCTCCAGCCTGCGGTCAGCCAGCTGCCGGGGGCGCTGGCGATTGTGGCGGGGCTGGCCCCGCAGGAGCGCTGGGGCCAGATCGTGGCGGCGATCACCGACCCGGCGCGGCTGGCGGTGCGCTCGTGGATGGGCAACGGCGCAGGCGAGCAGTCCATGGAGCGCTGGCAGGCCCAGGTGGAGCGCGGCGAGTACACCATCACGTGGGATGTGGAGCGCGAGATCGTGCTGGCCGAGCCTTTCATGAGCTACGTGGTGCACGACGCGGTGGCGCTGGCGGGCCAGGCCGACAGGCTGCCCGCCATGTACCGCCGCTGGTCGCAGTTCCTAGCGGGCGGCTACGACACGCTGGGCGAGTGCTGGGACTTCGGAACCCACGCCCACGGCTGGAGCAGCACACCCACCCGCGACATGGTGTTCTACACGCTGGGCATCACGCCCGCCAAGCCCGGCTACGCCCACGCCCGCGTCGCGCCGCGCCTAGGCGGGCTGGCCTGGGCCAGAGGCAGCGCGCCCACACCCCACGGCCCCATCCACGTGGCGGTCGACCGCGAGCGGGTGGCGGTGGACTCGCCGGTGCCGTTCACGCTCGACCTGCCCGGCCAGCCGCCGCTGGAGCTGCCCGCTGGCCAGCATGAGAGAACGTATTAA